The Anopheles moucheti chromosome 3, idAnoMoucSN_F20_07, whole genome shotgun sequence genome contains the following window.
TGCACCGTTTTGTTGCCTTACCGTTGTTTACTAGCCTGCGTACGCATCAAAGGTATTACTCCAACTGGCCGGAGTTGCTCGGAGCTTCCGGAGCACGGTCTCGTACTCGGTGCCACTGAACCCGCCGCTCTCAGGCGGCTGAATCGTGCTCTCACCACATTGCTCGCGAGCGATCCGATTCGGCTCTCGCCCGTATGCAATTCTGACAGTTCGTTGCATTTAACGTTGATGCAGCTGGAGATCTTCGCGAGAGCGCGAGAgacaaagaaaacaaccccTGGAAAAACGTTCTTTTACTCGTCTAAAAAAGAGTGAGCGTTACTGCTCCATACGCACCGGCAACATATCGGTAGCTCAAAATGCACTTCAAGCGACGGGCTCTATGCTGGGAGATAAGTAGCAATCGGAGGTGTTCTGTGCTCAACCGTTCTCCCGATCGCTCACCGTTTCTCTCGAATCGCGCGCTTACGCACACACAACGCACCCGGCCAGCAGCGGCCGGCGAACATGCTGATGCATCTGCACTCTTTCTACCCTACATCGGGACACCTATCCGTCAGAGCCTTCTCTTTCTCCGTCCACTGACAGGTACGGTACGTATACAGCGCAACACCCCTAAATCGCGCAGGGGATGATGCTTAACACAACCTTTTGTAAACGCAATCACAATGCCGAACGAGGTGGACgcaggaaagaaaaagtaCCAACGGCCCAACGAACCTGTCTCTGTTGTGTTCCGGCATCTCTCGCAGGTTGGTCTCGGAGGgccggaaggaaaaacaaggTGTGTTCGATGGTGGTGCCTTTTCACGCTTGACGTACTCCTATCGACAGAACCACCTACCAGCTCCCGGTCACGTTACTTCCGGTCCGACGATCGTTCTCCGTGTTCACATTCTCCCTGGTGTCACGGGGTTGACCGAGCGACAAACAAAGGCCAAAAAAAGCAGAACTTTTACACAAAATCCCCAACCCCTCTACGGTGCGTTATGATTTGTACCACCCCTGCCAAACTCAAGCTTACAACTCCACTCGCGTCCGAAACACGGTGCGTGTTTATTTCCTTTCCGCGATATGAACTACACGCAACGAATGGTCGGACAGACTGTGGAGGCTTATACCCATCGCTCGGACTCCGCTGGTGTGCGTGGCTGTGAAAGGTACCGTAAGGCAAGCTGCGACCAATACTCACGCACCGTTTATTCGCCGCGAAAACGCGATTAATGCGCGAACAGGTGAGTAAGTGAAGAGAATTTCTGCACTATGGGTCCGATTGGTTGGTGTGGCggatgatttaattttgacccgtttcgttttttgttgattgttaCTTGATCAAGTTCAAAGACCTGCGATATGTTTACAGTTTTATGAACAGTTTACGAGTTCGTACTGCAgaataaatgttaaaaaaaatcatgcatCAACTGCGTTTGATTGATTAACcccaaaaatcaatttaaaaaatcgtTATATGATGAACATATGAACATATGAACAATTATATGATTATTTCAATATGAATAATCATTTTTGATGCGTCTCTCTTAAAGGTCACGAAACATGTCACCGAACTACTTTTCTAATattacttccttttttttattattaaattttcttttgctattTCAAAGTAAAATTTTAACATGAACGACGAAGGTTCCTTCGAAATTACAAATGATTTTTTAGTTATTCTTACAAAGTACAACTCTTTTAAACTCAATTTCAATCCCTTTCGTTTGCAAGCATGCCAAATAGGTCCATATGAAACTTAGAGCAAAATGCtcacaaaattgaaaattcattttcaatGAGTCATTACCAAGGAGATCCTGCTTGTCAGCGAACAATGACCCAGTGATCGCGACTAACGATggtttattaatatttcatcCTGAGAGGATCATCTTTCGGCTTGATACTTTACATACCATACCTTTAATATCTAGTAATTCACTCCCGGAATTCCATGATTCAAGATGATCTCACTCTACCCACAAAAGCTATGCCTACCAAGTTGTCTCCAATggatttaaatttatcttttgtTTTACGATCATTTCTAATAATCAAACTTGTCGTTATGTTCTGTCGGCCAATAGCTATAGCTATTCTACTCGTCTCTATTTTCACCATAACGGGCGCGAATCATCATTGCAATAAATCCGGTTTGAACATTTATTCGACAATTTATTCCGACAAAAACGAAATGCCGCTAAAGTCGGTAGCCAATCTTATACACGCCCGTGCGGTAGCCTTTCTACGCCCGGTGTCAATCATTTACATAGCCATTAAGTAGCCTCCAACATAGCTTACAGGCTATCAATTACCGGAATCTTTCACTCCATCGTTTGGTAACCGACACCGTTGAACAGAAAAGCCGCCAAAAAGCAACGCTTCCCTTTAACACGATGTTACGCGCTGTAGATGTACGAAGATAAAAAGAACAAAAGATGATTCATCTTTTTCTTCACACCGTGATCGTCACCCGAAACCCGAACATTTTCAGCAGACAGAGAAGCGTCAAAATATTTCACGCCTTGCGGttaaaatcaaacaagcaaaaacggCAAAGTCATGGATAATTAGCATGCAAATGTATACTATTCTCCAAAGATGTTAAATGAcccacaaaaaacaacaactaacaCCGCTAAATTAGGTTAAATGGCAATAGTTTGTGGAGTTGCTAGCCGTGGAGCAAACTACCAATCAAACCAGCAAATTCAATCACGTCCATATCAAAAAGCTAACAAAGGTTAAGCAACGGAATTTTGGGTTCAAAATttcaatggaggcgcatgaTCCTTTTCATTCTAACCCCATGGAGCAATTGGTATACGAAGGTGTTCCGGTGTCACTGGTCACAAACACATATACGAAGAATaaggtaataaaataaaacaaaatttaaactaATGCGACATCATCTATCcgtaaacataataataatcatctGCTAATCGCATGAGCTTCAAAGTTTCACCACAAACCGAGTCATGTAACGAGAGAACATCCTCAAATTGTGCAAATTAGAGAATACTCTGCCTCACCCGCACCGATTCTCACTTTCTTGGCTGGCCTTTCATCCACGGCACACGGACGTCGTATCTAATTCTTCCAGAACTGGTTAAAGCTTGTCGGTAAAGCCCCACCCACCCAGCGAATAGCCGAAATAACCTCACACCGTGCAACATACGATGGACGTCTCGTCAACTGACGCTGAACGTACGCGTTCGATCTGCTCATGATGTTGCTCTTGCGTGCACGGGTTCTCTCCCTCTCGGGGGgaatctttttttcatttcccacCGACCTATAAATGCGAGACTCGCTGGCGACTCTGCCTTCATTCAGTCGATAGCCGGATGATCAGCTTCATCCATTTGCGTGCCACTGGACCGGTCGAAGAGTTCGCGCAACATTCACAATATTTATACTCAATGTTTGATTGAGCCGATCGATTATCGGCTGTGTGGGTTGGAAGAATTTGTGTGTTCTATGAACAGCTGCTTACCCGTTCGGTGTTCCTGTGCCATGTGAATTACCTTAGCTCGGTGACGTGCATGTAACAAAACGGCCAATGCCTGCTGGCGGTGGTTGATAAAGAGCAACGGATATCAGAAATATCAAGTGAGTGATTATTACACCTCATCAATTAAGCCGATAACCTTTCGCTAAAAGGTTTGCTCGGCTCGTTTGTGCCCCGTGCATTGTGCTACACGTTCGGTGCATTGTGTGCGTAAGAAAATATTGATGTTCCGATAAGCATTCAAACAGCTTCGCAAGCAGCGTGTGCATGTGAAACCAATTGAAGCCGGCTTGATCAGTTCCGGTAGTGCGAGTCGAGCGTTCGCCATGGGTTtatttgcagttttttttagtggttttgttttcttactgACAccgttccatccatccatccatccatccatcgcgaGGATAAACGGAAAGACATAGCGATAAACATCATAAAtaggagagcaaaaaaaggcaaataaataacattgtGTAATCATCTTGTTTTGTAGTTCACAGGGATCCCAATCAGCAGCAGAATCGCTTACAACAATAATTAACATCAGCAtgtttttaaatcattaaaaatgcTTAAATGAGAGTTTTATCTTCAAACGCACAGTCTTAATCAGAGGTCAAGGCCTGCGCGTGTGCTATAAGTGATAAACAAAAACTacagggtgattcatttccATTACTCACGCAACtataaaaaacaattaatgaaTGATATTATTTTCTCTTAATGGAACTGTTTTAGTTCCAGGTTAGTGGTAAAAgtttgttaattaaatataaattaaattacagtGTGGTCAAAGGGTCCACGTAGAACAAAAAGACATTTTGCAAACGAAAGActgcaagcgacgaacctccaAGAGAAACAGTGCCCATCGCATAGATAGGAATCTTTAGTTCCGGTAACTGTACGCACTTCACAAAACGTCCTTCAACTTGTTAATCGATGGACTACCGATGATACAACGCCGAATGCGTCCGTAAGCGCCAACCGTAGACCTTGACATATTAAAGGCGaggcattacaaaaaaaaaacacccgccTCCCCACACGACGGTAATAATGGACTGCACAGCTGAGCAGATTCTGGCTTCTGACGCCGGTTCCATCTCACACGATCGTGCGTAACATCGTATGCATCGTTCAAGAGAGCCATCCGCAAAAACCCGTATTTGTTTTGCGCATAAAACAAGAGATTAGTGCTTTAGTGCGCATTATCGGTGACATCTCGTAAACATCGTCCCATAAAACTGACATTAAACCAACGGCTTAGCGCTAGTGCTGTGTGATGGCCTGCGCGATGGCAGGCATGGGCTTCTAACCCATCCACGTAACGCTCCAATCTAGATCCGCCTTCACGAACTGGTTTCTGCTTTCTAGATTCATCTCTTTAGTGACGATCCTCCGGCGTGGTGGGTCTAAGCACGTACAGCCACAAACTCGTCGGCTTGTCGGTTTGGAATGCTTTTGCATGCATGTTCGGGGTGGGGAatacataaaacacacatacagtgGTCAGCATTCCGATACGCCAATAATCGAGTCAATCACCGCGCCATCAAGTCACGTGCCAAGACGTATCCCGCCACGCAAACCCGTGCCCACCTTCAATTGCTCTTGTCTATCAACcgcatttgtttttctctctctgccTTCAATTATACAGCGAATTCTCACCGCCACCACAGATTCACCCCGGCACTGGCAGCAACTCATCCGCTCCTCTAATCACCAACGGAGCAGCTAATTAAGCTGTAACCTCTCGTTTGTCGATTGCCAGTGGGCAACCGGAGAAACAACCGACGAAATCAAATTATAAAGACCCTAGCGTACCCTCCGCCACGGTAACAAATCGTGCCCTGGGTCGTGAATTCAAATTCGCCACTAAATCCGTTAACGGAAGCGCGAACAGACACGATCAGTGCCGGAGAACATCTCAATCGAATTACGCGACCGACGCGACAGACCTGCTGGCGTTTAACTACGCTTTGGTGGGCTCGGAAGGTGCGGTGAGTGTGCAAACGGGAGGAAGCAAGATTTGAGGTTCACGCGAGCGCCACGGTGGAAGGATGGGGAGTTCCGGGCGGAGTGGCGCACGGAGGAATGGAAATTTATGCAAACTCATAACGACCGCCGCTGCGCTGGCAATGACCGTCCTTGCCAGAGGTAAGCCCATCATAACTGAACCGAACGAGAAGAACAGTTCGTGACTATTTTTATACCATACAGATCCGGGCCGATAAACTGCGCTTATCTTAGCCGTTTTGGGAGATGGAGGTTCTTTTCACCATGTGGTTGAATATTTTCTTCTTAGGGGTGGTTTCCACTCGAAGTTGTTATCAGTGTATTAGGTTGTTCGAAAAGTTCTTTAGAGGTACTTTTTAGGTAGTGAAAATAGGTAGTGAAAACTAATTGACATCTAACTTATTTTCCTTGAAAGTTTTCACATTTACCTTTAGAAAAATTGATCTCTAGGTAGAATTTATTCTAAAGtgcaactttaaaaaattttaGTGGGAAGTTAATCTCGATACGGTAATTACAATAATATTCctataataatttttattaatcatCGATGCATTAAAAGCTTTTTAATGCTTATTTTACTTTGCGACTGTAATTTGTCATATTTGCTTTAGTTTATCTAACTTCCGTGAACTGGCAATTAAACTAATcattgataaaaaataattttgacaGGTACGACTTACTGAGTCCCGAAAAGAAGTGCATATACCCTTTTTAAAAAGATAAATCTGTAAAAAGCATTATTCACGAAAAACGACAAAACTTTTCCTCCAACCCTATATCGACCACCATGATCGAGCTCTGGTGACAGCACGCCTTACATAGCTAATCAGTGCCTGTTTGGAAAACTATCCCAATCGCAGTGAAACGAAAGTAGAACCgacagcaaaacgaaacacaccaaacaaacgcTAATCGGTTGATTTATCGTTCGATTGGTACGAAACACACCCGGGGGTACGTGTGTGGCTGCCGTAcaatcattcataaaatttaatgCCTTGTTAGGCGAATCCGGGATGGAAGAATAAATGTATCGAAATGTGGAATTAAATCGACAGCCTGTCGATTGGCCAATGTTCGTGACCAGCGTGTCCGCATACATGCTCTGCATAATATGGTTGACAGTTTTGTTTCCCATTCTGGACGCTAGAGCGGACATTGCCAGATGATGGTTCAGCCCACCTTCGTCGAGGAAAACAGATGGCAAACGTGTGCGAAGTGATGATGCAAAATTTGATATTCAAGCAGTGTAGCCATTCTATTGGAAGGTGTACGCGATCGGTTCGATACAATGCAACCAAACTCGTTACAAATTCACTCACGTGCTTATTGAAGCATGATTTATGTTCAGAACCAAAAAGTAAGCTGTTCTACATGGAAAAAGCCAATGAAACAATTCAAACAACGTCGCCTTCGTGGATATTCATCTCAGCTGGTGACATCGGAGTTaaagaaagcgaaaggaaTTCGGTCACCTGTTCGTCTGAGGATTCATTTTCTCCTTCGGTCTCCTCCAGTATTGCATCAATCCAAGGCTTCGCCACCGATAAGTTCATGAGAGTTAATTTCCCGAATACCCGCTCGTATTTCGTCCGATCCATGGTTAGCATACCGGCTAACGATTGGTCACAAATTAGCGCATAATCCAACCCATACGCAGCCGATGCACGTGTTCGTAGACAAATGTGGTTCTCGCTACACAATGCCTTTGCGCGTTTGAAAGGCAACGGTCGGATGGCCCAGGAATACAACTAGAGACGAAACGAGTCAATGTGTTATCTAGCTAATTTTATAAAGCATCCtaaagaaggaaaagtttaCCTCAAACAATCCGTAATCTTCCTGCAGAACATACAATGCACAATCGTTAATGGACCCAGGGGTATGGTCTCGAATGATTGCCAAATGAAGTGGTTCTTGTTCTTCCGAAGGACTTAAATTTGGAAGCAATCGTAGaatcattaaatttaaatctcTTTTCAAGAAAACTTCATCAACCGCATCTTCAATCTTCAGACTGCAAATCAGACATGGGAGAACATTAATGATTTGATATGCAGAAACTAGTGTAGACTTCCATGAAACACTTACTCCATATCCTTCGACCAACAGTCTCCGCGAACCAGTAACATATCCTTTTTTAGCCAATAGCCTGGGCACAAGAACTCTATCCCAAATTCATCCTCTTGATAGAGCAAAGCCGAATATGGTGTATATTCGATCCTTAACTTTGACTCCATCCAATCTATATAGTCTTCCATGATGGGCATTTCACTCAACAGGTCCAATTTCTCAGGAATTTCGGTTCTGTTCTCATCAATTGCAATGTTTTCATCAAGACTCACCGTAGTACTGAACCAATCTTCTTCTATGATGGGCATTTCACTGAGCAGACCTAATTCCTCAGGTATTTCAGTACTGTACTCATCAACTGCAGTGTTTTCTTCGAGATTCACCGTTGTACTAAACCAATGTTCGAAAATAGAGGCGTCTTCATCATCCGACGTTGAATATTGGCCACTATACGAACTCTCTTCCGAAAATATTCCACTCAACGCATCTTCTTCCTGATTGAGTATTTTGCCATAGCTTATACCGTGCGCAGTAGGGTCCAAATGTGCACCGTAGCACGAAAATACAAACGCGAGACAAAACCAGACTAACCACAGCTTCATCTTCACTGGGAGATACACCTGTTTTACGGATCAAAATGAGAATCGTAGCTGATGTCGTAGACTGTCTTAATATTTCTATGGCTGTTTGGATGACCTTTCTATCTTGTTGGTACTTGACATCGGTTATAGCAACGTAGTCGAAAGCCTACTATGACGATGCTGGCGAATAGTGCAGGGGCTTTAATAATCtacattttgaaacaaacatcaaaGAGATGGGAATTTCCTACTAAAAGAACGCTCAATATCCACCGGTTACCATTGACGTCAGAAGCTTAATTCCTTCCAAGGGAACTGGTGAGATCCGGTTGAAAACACATTCGAATAAGTCGTTACACGGATCCGAACTCAATGACGACACTGACGATAGATTCTtcattttatgaaaatattcTGACCCCTACCTTGATGTCTTCTTCTGATTTCGTCCTCATTCCTCCCCGCAGGAACTTTAGCCCAAGAAGTGTTGTGTACGTACAGTGACGAGTTCTTCTATTCGCTGCCGGGATCACGCTGTGGTGCCTACTATCGATGCTACCAGAACCAACCGATCTATTACAGTTGCACCGATGGCGCCATGTTTGACTTTTACCAGCAGAGATGCATCAGAACAGAAGGTACATTTTGTGAGAATATACCAACAGAaacgattttaattttttttaaatgtttgccCTTCTAGGAACGTGCTACGAAGCTGTCTGTGTTGGCAAAACGAACGGATTGTACGCAGACACCTCCCAGGGTTGTCAGCGATCGTTCCGATGTCGGGGCGGAAAGATTACGACCATCGAAAACTGTCCCCAAGGATTGATGTTTAATGGGAAGGTTTGTGACGCAGAGGAGAACGTGATCTGCGAGAGTCCGGAAGCGACGGCAGCaagcatccgatacgaaaccGATCCACGCTGCTATGGACTCCCCGACGGGAATCACGTGCTGCCGGGGGATGGGTTGGATTGCACCAAGTATCTGCTCTGCGCGAACGATCAGGTGCTGGATGTATTGGAGTGCCCGTCGGGATATCGGTTTGACGAACGAAGCAAACGTTGTAGACTCTCCAGCAAAGGGGCGAGCTGTCGTACGTCCGATCAGTTTCACGACTGGAAGATGGCAGACGAAAATGGTTGTAGCTTTCTACCGGATGGTCTTCACCTTGCGATAACGTCCTACGATTGTCGGACGTACGTAAAGTGTGAGGGTCGTCGCATGATTAGCCGCCAGGACTGTCCCTCGATGACGGTGTTCGATGGCAAGCAGTGTGTTCCAACGTTTCTCCATCACTGTCCACGGATGGACGTACCGGGTGATATCTGCCAGCATCGGAACGACGGATACCAGGTGGATCCCCGTAAAGGCTGTGCGTATTATGTCCGCTGTCAAGCACAACGCACCGTAGAACAGCACTCCTGTCCGAATGGATTCCATTACGATGCGCTGGATAATGTGTGCCGTGAGGCAGTTCTGGACACAACTTGCCATCAGATCCCCTACTCCACGGATTGCGTGCAGCGGGCGGCTGGATTCTATCAGGACTTTACCGCCATGGACGATGTATCGTTAAGTCCTTGCCGTGCATACTTTCACTGCCATAATGGCGTGAAGACAAGCTTTCATTGCGACCAAGGTCACGTGTTCGATGGGGAAAACTGCGTGCCACAAGAGAGCTACCAATGCCCGGTAGAGGACGTCAACTCCTGCCAGGGAAAACCTAACGGGTACTACAGAGACACGCGCACCGCTTGCCGTTCGTACCATCTCTGCACGAACGGGAACAAGAtatcgtacctgtgcgcaccgGGACAAATCTTCATCGACGGTGCATGCATCCAACGGGTACAGCGCACGCACGAGTCGCTCTGTGCCAGCGACACGCCTTGTGCGGAACGGCCCGACGGGTACTACCAGGATCGGGATACCCAATGTCGCCAGTATTACTTCTGTCAGCGGGGTGAAAAGCTCCAGACGCTTACCTGCCGGGGAAGCAAAATCTTCGATGGGCGTACATGCGTCCAGCCGGACAGCTACACCTGCCCGACCGGGGCCGATGATGTGGATGCCGCTGCCAGTGAGAACTGTATCGTGCGCCACTGTGAACCGGTCTGCGCGAAGGGTGGATTCTTTGCCGATTATGATAGCGGGTGCGAACGGTACCATTTCTGCATCGACGGCAAACAGAGCACACTGTCCTGCTCGGGGAATTATGTTTTCAACGGTGAGCTGTGTGTCCCGAAAGTGTCCTATTACTGTCCCCGTTACTGTACACCACCCGAGTCGTGCTAGAGGGCAGCACACGATAAACGGACTCGAAGCCATATTGACCGTTGTAACGCAAATACTCTTACTCAATCTGTTCACCATACGTACTGCCCGGTAGATTTGGACCGTTAGTGGTTGTGTTAAGGATAAAGTAGTTTCCCTAGCCTCGAATGAGTCACGGTGTCCGTTGCTCATTGtacaatgtacgtttgaattCAAACAATGTTCGTAAACGGCTGATGTAGCTGCATCATTATTTATGTGTGTTACATGTTACCTTATTTTGCCAAATAAACTATTTCCATCTACACTGTACCTTCCATGGTCTTCCCTTTTCTATTTGGCGCTTTATTTGCTTGCAATTCTTGTGTCTCCCACGGGTACCTTCCAGGTATTCAGCAACATCAGGGATCAGAGTACCTGTTGTTCGGCATTTGGTCGATGTTATAAAAATGCCTCACTAGTTACAGATCGTCGACAGTCGTTCAAAAACCTTTTGGCAAAACGTGGGAAGCTCTGTCCATGAAATTCTGACAGAATTCTATAATGATCACCACACTAATCACCTTCTTATCCGTTGGAAGTTTTCTGCTGGTAAATGCAGGTGAGTTACTGAAGAACAAAATAGAAGTCACAGAAATAATCCTAAACCGTTGCATGTGTAACAGGAAAACTGGCTTACTACAATGACCGATTGCCAGCTCTGGAACCAGTTCCCGTCTCGTATTATTGGCCCAACGAG
Protein-coding sequences here:
- the LOC128304712 gene encoding uncharacterized protein LOC128304712; translated protein: MGSSGRSGARRNGNLCKLITTAAALAMTVLARAGTLAQEVLCTYSDEFFYSLPGSRCGAYYRCYQNQPIYYSCTDGAMFDFYQQRCIRTEGTCYEAVCVGKTNGLYADTSQGCQRSFRCRGGKITTIENCPQGLMFNGKVCDAEENVICESPEATAASIRYETDPRCYGLPDGNHVLPGDGLDCTKYLLCANDQVLDVLECPSGYRFDERSKRCRLSSKGASCRTSDQFHDWKMADENGCSFLPDGLHLAITSYDCRTYVKCEGRRMISRQDCPSMTVFDGKQCVPTFLHHCPRMDVPGDICQHRNDGYQVDPRKGCAYYVRCQAQRTVEQHSCPNGFHYDALDNVCREAVLDTTCHQIPYSTDCVQRAAGFYQDFTAMDDVSLSPCRAYFHCHNGVKTSFHCDQGHVFDGENCVPQESYQCPVEDVNSCQGKPNGYYRDTRTACRSYHLCTNGNKISYLCAPGQIFIDGACIQRVQRTHESLCASDTPCAERPDGYYQDRDTQCRQYYFCQRGEKLQTLTCRGSKIFDGRTCVQPDSYTCPTGADDVDAAASENCIVRHCEPVCAKGGFFADYDSGCERYHFCIDGKQSTLSCSGNYVFNGELCVPKVSYYCPRYCTPPESC
- the LOC128304713 gene encoding uncharacterized protein LOC128304713 produces the protein MKLWLVWFCLAFVFSCYGAHLDPTAHGISYGKILNQEEDALSGIFSEESSYSGQYSTSDDEDASIFEHWFSTTVNLEENTAVDEYSTEIPEELGLLSEMPIIEEDWFNYIDWMESKLRIEYTPYSALLYQEDEFGIEFLCPGYWLKKDMLLVRGDCWSKDMDLKIEDAVDEVFLKRDLNLMILRLLPNLSPSEEQEPLHLAIIRDHTPGSINDCALYVLQEDYGLFELYSWAIRPLPFKRAKALCSENHICLRTRASAAYGLDYALICDQSLAGMLTMDRTKYERVFGKLTLMNLSVAKPWIDAILEETEGENESSDEQVTEFLSLSLTPMSPAEMNIHEGDVV